A stretch of Caenibius tardaugens NBRC 16725 DNA encodes these proteins:
- a CDS encoding TadE/TadG family type IV pilus assembly protein, with amino-acid sequence MRHRDACWQGLFARLLRDRAGNTLAIVAAALVPMMAIIGGGVDVSRAYMAKTELQAACDAGVLAGRRAMAKSGEYGTSERAKADSMFNFNFNGASVSASNISFETDDNDEGQVTGAAEADVPTAVMYVFGKDQFALSVNCMAELQLANVDVMFVLDSTGSMNCAPTGNCPSTSVEQPGSKISSLRAAVRDFHKTVAEAVLEEETRVRYAFVPYSTTVNATELITTGALPTTAFTESTRYQTRVGKFDKTNEKKVEVSRTSTTTTNENVTSSYNTKSKCNNATGGTSTATDNSNTDPSGQIWEATTITKYAWDSNASKCTKTIDKYTIKYDRVYYFQKWVYRQELVNTSAYRTRAAVRIATSLSPYKVNSNSTISGSYIAKRDINASGEYNVEQLGKMPIPDMATSDISKSSWNGCIEERDTVRTNSFDPVPANAFDLDINGDADSDATRWHPIWPGLSYFRSANVTSSDSGTASSNSCPAVMKQFQTIDLKVANKTEVPDWLADYLDNKLVAVGNTYHDIGMIWGGRLGSPNGIFEENVNADDPRNVSRHLIFLTDGKMEPNRERYTAYGVEISDNRIGAVNASNTTLADIHTKRFLAACRAAENAGYVVYVVTFATELTDDLKKCATSGRHYEAGNTTELRNAFKFIASQVADLRLGA; translated from the coding sequence ATGAGACACCGGGATGCATGTTGGCAAGGCCTGTTTGCAAGGCTGTTACGCGATCGCGCGGGGAACACGCTGGCTATTGTTGCCGCAGCCCTTGTGCCGATGATGGCGATTATCGGTGGCGGCGTCGACGTCAGCCGGGCCTACATGGCGAAAACAGAACTCCAGGCCGCTTGCGACGCAGGCGTTCTTGCTGGCCGTCGCGCGATGGCAAAAAGTGGCGAATACGGCACAAGCGAGCGCGCCAAGGCGGACTCGATGTTCAACTTCAACTTCAACGGTGCTTCTGTCAGCGCATCGAACATATCCTTTGAAACGGATGACAACGATGAAGGACAGGTGACGGGTGCGGCCGAGGCCGATGTCCCGACAGCCGTGATGTATGTGTTCGGCAAAGATCAGTTCGCGCTCAGTGTGAATTGCATGGCGGAACTGCAGCTTGCCAACGTCGACGTGATGTTCGTGCTGGACTCGACCGGTTCGATGAACTGCGCTCCGACCGGCAACTGCCCCAGCACCAGCGTGGAACAGCCGGGTTCGAAAATTTCCTCGCTTCGCGCCGCTGTACGTGACTTTCACAAGACGGTTGCAGAAGCCGTGCTCGAGGAAGAAACGCGCGTGCGTTATGCGTTCGTGCCGTATTCAACCACTGTGAACGCAACCGAGCTGATTACAACGGGGGCCCTGCCTACCACAGCATTCACTGAGAGCACCCGCTATCAGACACGTGTAGGCAAATTCGACAAGACCAATGAAAAGAAGGTTGAAGTAAGCCGCACAAGCACCACGACCACAAATGAAAACGTAACTTCGTCCTATAATACGAAGTCGAAATGTAACAATGCAACTGGCGGCACATCCACTGCGACCGACAACAGCAATACGGATCCATCAGGGCAGATATGGGAAGCAACAACTATAACAAAATACGCTTGGGACAGCAATGCTAGCAAATGCACAAAGACAATTGATAAATATACTATAAAATATGATCGCGTATACTATTTCCAGAAGTGGGTGTATCGGCAGGAATTGGTCAATACATCTGCTTATCGGACAAGAGCGGCCGTCAGAATCGCAACAAGCCTCTCCCCTTATAAAGTCAATAGTAACTCGACTATATCGGGATCATATATCGCCAAGAGGGATATCAACGCGAGCGGCGAGTACAATGTCGAGCAGCTTGGTAAGATGCCCATTCCAGACATGGCCACATCTGACATATCCAAGTCATCTTGGAATGGGTGTATTGAAGAACGGGATACGGTGCGGACGAATAGCTTCGACCCCGTTCCTGCGAACGCGTTCGACCTCGACATCAACGGGGACGCCGATAGCGATGCAACGCGCTGGCATCCTATCTGGCCGGGCCTGAGCTACTTTCGCAGTGCCAATGTCACATCGTCCGATAGCGGTACCGCATCCTCCAACTCCTGCCCGGCCGTGATGAAGCAGTTTCAGACCATTGATCTGAAAGTGGCGAACAAAACCGAAGTTCCCGACTGGCTGGCTGACTATCTTGACAACAAGCTGGTCGCCGTCGGCAACACCTATCACGATATTGGGATGATCTGGGGCGGCCGCCTCGGCAGCCCCAACGGCATCTTCGAAGAAAACGTCAACGCCGATGATCCACGCAACGTCAGCCGCCATCTTATCTTCCTGACTGACGGGAAGATGGAGCCAAATAGGGAACGCTATACCGCCTATGGCGTGGAGATTAGCGACAATCGCATCGGAGCAGTGAATGCCAGCAACACCACTTTGGCAGATATTCACACGAAACGCTTTCTCGCTGCATGTCGTGCAGCGGAAAATGCAGGCTATGTCGTGTATGTGGTCACATTCGCCACCGAACTGACCGATGATCTGAAGAAATGCGCCACTAGCGGGCGGCATTACGAAGCGGGTAATACAACGGAACTGCGCAATGCGTTCAAGTTTATCGCCTCGCAGGTTGCGGACTTGAGGCTCGGCGCATGA
- a CDS encoding TadE/TadG family type IV pilus assembly protein — MNRLLRKLRASQDGATLVEFGFVAPVFFMMLMGIFDIAHGVYIRSVLEGALQAAGRNAGLESGPDNVVDIDAFVEEQVKNVIPSGKLTFKRLNYWEFGDVGEEEDYVDSNSNGEYDEDECFFDGNDNDKWDDRGQAGIGGAKDIVLYTVEVNYDHLFPLWKFLGRSQEGTIAASTTLRNQPYATQGTRTVTKICPAAT, encoded by the coding sequence ATGAACCGGCTTCTGCGCAAGCTGCGTGCATCACAAGATGGGGCGACACTGGTCGAGTTCGGCTTTGTCGCCCCGGTATTCTTCATGATGCTGATGGGGATCTTCGACATCGCACACGGGGTCTATATCCGCTCTGTGCTCGAAGGAGCGCTCCAGGCTGCGGGCCGCAACGCCGGCCTTGAAAGCGGTCCGGACAATGTTGTCGATATCGATGCCTTTGTCGAAGAACAGGTCAAGAATGTCATTCCTTCAGGAAAACTGACATTCAAACGACTGAATTATTGGGAATTTGGTGATGTTGGCGAGGAAGAGGATTACGTCGATTCCAACAGTAATGGGGAGTACGACGAGGACGAATGCTTCTTTGACGGAAACGACAACGACAAGTGGGATGACCGAGGACAGGCCGGGATCGGCGGTGCCAAGGACATCGTGCTCTACACAGTCGAAGTGAATTACGATCACCTGTTCCCGCTCTGGAAGTTTCTTGGCCGAAGCCAGGAAGGGACGATTGCGGCTTCAACCACGTTGCGGAACCAGCCCTATGCCACGCAGGGCACGCGTACCGTCACCAAGATTTGTCCGGCAGCCACATGA